The following coding sequences are from one Musa acuminata AAA Group cultivar baxijiao chromosome BXJ2-4, Cavendish_Baxijiao_AAA, whole genome shotgun sequence window:
- the LOC135608742 gene encoding F-box/kelch-repeat protein At1g23390-like, with translation MGMHGKHQQQGGEEEVEGTLHGDVLDAVISRVSALDLLPASRVSKAWRAAVVSSVRHSPRRPPPWLVLYLQGRRGTATTHAFDPLSRAWRSITRVPWCSFPAGAHSPAPQVSTYACSQRGGTRLYALSPSGLALARDPFSTVWRELEAPRYWRTDPVVALVGPHVVVAGGTSEFEDDANSVDVHDACSGGWEASEPMPEAFGWSSAFSAAANGKRLYVMDKWFPFTASWFDPAAKRWGPTRRVSIPDPTVRHAALGFGNGRLLLAGAGGSGTGAGWRAESVRLWAVDEETLQVEEEVGRMPREMVEGLVDDAGWGLWSIGFLSEGDYAYVYNPSYLGEFFLCEFEEGGGCRWERILRPTCVEARPMHRVVFGCSEVSMDDLKTAAN, from the coding sequence ATGGGAATGCACGGCAAACATCAGCAacaaggaggagaggaggaggtggaAGGCACTCTCCATGGCGACGTTCTCGACGCCGTCATCTCCCGTGTGTCCGCCCTCGACCTCCTGCCCGCCTCCCGCGTCTCGAAGGCGTGGCGGGCCGCCGTCGTCTCCTCCGTCCGCCACTCCCCCCGCCGCCCCCCGCCGTGGCTCGTCCTCTACCTCCAGGGACGCCGGGGGACCGCCACCACCCACGCCTTCGATCCCCTCTCCCGCGCGTGGCGCTCCATAACCCGCGTGCCCTGGTGCAGCTTTCCGGCGGGGGCCCACTCCCCCGCGCCGCAGGTCTCCACCTACGCCTGCTCCCAGCGCGGCGGCACACGCCTCTACGCCCTCTCCCCATCCGGGTTGGCCCTCGCCAGAGATCCCTTCAGCACCGTGTGGCGCGAGTTGGAGGCGCCGCGCTACTGGCGGACGGACCCGGTGGTGGCCCTCGTGGGGCCCCACGTCGTGGTGGCGGGCGGCACGAGCGAGTTCGAGGACGACGCGAACTCCGTCGACGTGCACGACGCCTGCAGTGGCGGGTGGGAGGCCAGCGAGCCGATGCCGGAGGCCTTCGGGTGGTCGTCCGCGTTCTCAGCGGCGGCGAACGGGAAGAGGTTGTATGTGATGGACAAGTGGTTTCCCTTCACCGCGAGCTGGTTCGACCCGGCCGCCAAGCGGTGGGGGCCGACGCGCCGGGTGAGCATCCCGGATCCGACCGTGCGCCACGCGGCCTTGGGGTTCGGGAACGGGCGCCTACTGCTGGCGGGGGCGGGCGGGAGCGGGACGGGGGCGGGATGGAGGGCCGAGAGCGTGCGGCTGTGGGCGGTGGATGAGGAGACGCTgcaggtggaggaggaggtggggAGGATGCCGAGGGAGATGGTGGAGGGGCTGGTGGACGACGCGGGATGGGGCTTATGGTCGATAGGGTTCTTGAGCGAGGGGGACTATGCGTACGTCTACAACCCGTCGTACCTGGGGGAGTTCTTCCTGTGCGAGTTCGAGGAGGGAGGAGGGTGCAGGTGGGAGAGGATTCTGCGGCCAACGTGCGTGGAGGCGCGGCCGATGCACAGGGTGGTGTTTGGCTGCTCGGAAGTTAGCATGGATGATCTAAAGACGGCTGCAAATTGA
- the LOC135610298 gene encoding uncharacterized protein LOC135610298 isoform X2 — translation MVGGGGGGQRVATMLPYLVKTLRKESIRPSNRTLPSLRRTFSLYDQINIIDTVPEDQLRFQWYGDTGFTVNGVKYEGSLLVVENKLMTWVPKTFSEITPESLSVFKILRPVPEILILGCGRHIQPVSPQLRQFIRSTGMKLEAIDSRNAASTYNILSEEGRPVAAALLPYGVAS, via the exons atggtgggtggcggcggtggaggaCAGCGGGTGGCGACGATGCTGCCGTATCTCGTGAAGACGCTGCGGAAGGAATCCATCAGGCCCTCAAATCGAACCCTACCTTCCCTTAG GCGCACGTTCTCGCTGTATGATCAGATTAATATCATCGACACCGTTCCTGAAGACCAATTGCGTTTCCAGTG GTATGGCGATACAGGATTTACTGTCAATGGTGTCAAGTATGAAGGCAGCTTGCTTGTTGTGGAAAATAAGCTCATGACATGGGTACCAAAAACATTTTCTGAGATAACCCCTGAAAG TTTATCTGTGTTCAAGATTCTGAGGCCAGTTCCAG AGATTCTGATTCTTGGCTGTGGAAGGCACATTCAGCCAGTAAGCCCTCAACTGCGACAATTCATTCGTTCTACTGGAATGAAACTGGAAGCAATTGACTCG aGGAATGCTGCTTCAACTTACAATATATTAAGCGAAGAAGGAAGGCCAGTGGCTGCTGCCCTTCTCCCATATGGAGTTGCTTCGTAA
- the LOC135610298 gene encoding uncharacterized protein LOC135610298 isoform X1 gives MVGGGGGGQRVATMLPYLVKTLRKESIRPSNRTLPSLSYISIVLHGLCTTRRTFSLYDQINIIDTVPEDQLRFQWYGDTGFTVNGVKYEGSLLVVENKLMTWVPKTFSEITPESLSVFKILRPVPEILILGCGRHIQPVSPQLRQFIRSTGMKLEAIDSRNAASTYNILSEEGRPVAAALLPYGVAS, from the exons atggtgggtggcggcggtggaggaCAGCGGGTGGCGACGATGCTGCCGTATCTCGTGAAGACGCTGCGGAAGGAATCCATCAGGCCCTCAAATCGAACCCTACCTTCCCTTAG TTATATTTCTATCGTGCTTCATGGATTGTGCACGACCAGGCGCACGTTCTCGCTGTATGATCAGATTAATATCATCGACACCGTTCCTGAAGACCAATTGCGTTTCCAGTG GTATGGCGATACAGGATTTACTGTCAATGGTGTCAAGTATGAAGGCAGCTTGCTTGTTGTGGAAAATAAGCTCATGACATGGGTACCAAAAACATTTTCTGAGATAACCCCTGAAAG TTTATCTGTGTTCAAGATTCTGAGGCCAGTTCCAG AGATTCTGATTCTTGGCTGTGGAAGGCACATTCAGCCAGTAAGCCCTCAACTGCGACAATTCATTCGTTCTACTGGAATGAAACTGGAAGCAATTGACTCG aGGAATGCTGCTTCAACTTACAATATATTAAGCGAAGAAGGAAGGCCAGTGGCTGCTGCCCTTCTCCCATATGGAGTTGCTTCGTAA
- the LOC135582269 gene encoding tobamovirus multiplication protein 2A-like, whose translation MACKGFWEYLLKLLNFLLTLTGLAMVGYGVYLLMEYNKVSTGGDGDDQVAPTSNDPKFWMIGRPMLVGVPLSSSFLDHLPKAWFIYLFIGVGAILFVISCIGCIGAVTRNGCCLSCYSFLVILLILVELAAAAFIFFNHSWKDLIPDDKTGNFDTIYEFLENNWKITKWVALGAVILEALVFVLALMVRASANRAVEYDSDDEYIRQPLMNRQGVPPVLGTLDHRPSRNDAWSQRMREKYGLNTFEFAYKQSNPSRYQQATASQPEERGSRCIIL comes from the exons ATGGCGTGTAAGGGATTCTGGGAATATTTGTTGAAGCTTCTCAACTTTCTACTGACGCTCACCGGCTTGGCGATGGTGGGATATGGGGTTTACTTGCTGATGGAGTACAATAAAGTCTCTACTGGCGGCGACGGCGATGACCAGGTTGCACCGACAAGCAACGATCCCAAGTTCTGGATGATTGGACGGCCCATGCTCGTTGGTGTGCCTCTTTCTTCGAGTTTTCTCGATCATCTCCCCAAAGCTTG GTTCATTTATTTGTTTATTGGTGTTGGGGCTATCCTCTTTGTCATATCGTGCATCGGCTGCATTGGAGCAGTGACAAGGAACGGGTGCTGCCTGTCTTGT TATTCTTTCTTAGTGATATTGCTGATTCTAGTTGAGCTGGCTGCTGCAGCTTTCATATTCTTCAATCATAGCTGGAAGGAT CTTATTCCTGATGATAAAACTGGGAACTTTGACACTATATATGAGTTTCTGGAGAATAACTGGAAGATAACAAAGTGGGTTGCTCTTGGagctgttattttagag GCTTTAGTGTTCGTGCTAGCTCTTATGGTAAGAGCTTCTGCTAACAGAGCCGTCGAGTACGACAGTGATGATGAGTACATCCGACAGCCGCTAATGAATCGGCAAGGAGTTCCACCTGTTCTTGGCACTCTCGACCATCGTCCGAGCAGAAACGACGCCTGGAGCCAACGAATGAGAGAAAAG TACGGTCTTAATACCTTCGAGTTCGCATACAAACAATCAAACCCTAGCAGATATCAACAAGCCACTGCATCTCAGCCCGAAGAAAGAGGGAGCCGCTGTATCATACTCTGA
- the LOC135610297 gene encoding uncharacterized protein LOC135610297: MAVASASVASSTAAAILYCVSPSPVYSGTNRSPLEKRPSSLSWSSSIPLVPISSQQLRKPPSSITPSRQVGVVQAAWTRRSRDEAAKRPNKKSWKQKTDMYMRPFLLNVFFSKRFIHAKVMHRGTSKVISVASTNAKDLRNTLPSLTDNDACRTIGQLIAERSKDADVFALSYEPKKNERIEGKLAIVLDTIKENGIIFV; this comes from the exons ATGGCAGTAGCTTCGGCTTCTGTCGCTTCTTCTACGGCTGCTGCCATTCTCTACTGCGTCTCTCCTTCCCCGGTTTATTCTGGGACCAACAGAAGCCCTTTGGAGAAGCGGCCCTCTTCTCTTTCGTGGTCATCGTCGATCCCACTCGTGCCGATCTCCTCTCAGCAGCTCCGCAAGCCACCCAGTTCAATCACACCCAGTCGGCAG GTTGGTGTGGTTCAAGCAGCTTGGACTCGTAGATCGAGAGATGAAGCTGCGAAGAGACCCAATAAAAAGTCATGGAAGCAAAAAACAGATATGTATATGCGGCCTTTCTTGCTaaatgttttcttctctaagagatTCATTCATGCAAAAGTGATGCACAGGGGAACAAGTAAAGTTATCTCTGTTGCAAGCACGAATGCAAAGGATCTCAGGAATACTTTGCCATCCCTGACCGACAATGATGCTTGTCGGACCATTGGACAACTGATTGCTGAAAGATCGAAGGATGCAGACGTATTTGCACTATCTTATGAACCCAAGAAAAATGAGAGAATTGAAGGCAAGCTTGCGATTGTACTCGACACCATAAAGGAGAATGGAATCATTTTTGTTTGA